gggaaaatgcttttaaaatagcaCCCCAGTCCCCTGGCCCTCTAAGGCTTGCATCACCACTAGAGGTCAAAGGGAAAAACTGCTGGTTTGTGGCCAGATTGCTAGCCCTTAAGTGAAGACCTGGCTCCCACTATGGCTTCTCAAGGGACCTTCCCCATGCCTAGCCCCTCCTTTCCAAGATGGGAATGGCACTGCAGGCCCCCCAAAGGGAACCGTGATCAAAGAACTTTCACAAACTTCCTAAAGAAATGTTTAACCCAAGCCTTTCCTGGTACCCTTTAGATTTGCAGAAAGCACTCACGTCAGTGGACTGGTCCCCAGCATAATGCCACATGTCATCCACCATACTGGTGATCAGGCTTAGGCTGGATGGGATGTTGTGAGGGAGCATGAGGATGCTGAGGGCCTGAGGAGAGAATGACAGAAAAATAGGTACCACACAGAGGGACACCAGCACACAAGGTGGATGGTGCCTCACCCCTCTGTGGAATAAGAGGGCCTGCCCACGTCTCCTGCTGACACCTACCATCCCCACCTAACTGCTGTGAGCTTCTGGCAGCTAACAGCCCTGGCTATAGCTGATAGGAGTCAGGGACAGATCCTACCCTGGGCTGGCCCACTCAGCTTCTCCAACCCCAGCATGTGGACTTGGGAAGGCAGGCAGCCGGAGGGTCTAGCCTGGTCTTTCTGACAGTACTGAGAGCAAGGATGGGGCAGGGCACTTTGTTCAGCAACAGGGAGGAAGTAGTAGAGATAGGAGGGTCAGGGGTGGTTTTTAGGTCCAAATCCCAGGCCattcccagggcccagcagctTTCCTGCTTCAATGCCCCCCCAAGGCCTCACAATAAATTCCTCCCTGGTGTTTTGCTTAACTCAAGTTGGTTTCTGGTACCTGAAACTAAAAATTCTTCATTCATGCAAGCAATGGCACAAGCCAGGGATGCTGCCTTAGCAAACATCGACTCCTGAGAGGACAAGGGTTTGTCACTTTACCAACTCAAAAATCCATTGGCTATGGCCTTTGGAAGCTGATCAGAGGCCCTGGATTGGCTGGGAAGTTTTCTCTTAGTGAAGGAGCCCTGAAGAAAACGTGCTGAATCAGAAGGCAGCCAGGGCCCAATACACATACTTCCACTGCTTTAACTGCAAGGTGGAATGAGTCAAGGCCAGAGGTCTGAAAATCAAGTGTGGCAAGCACAGGCAGGCAGTGGGGCTCAGCCCTCACTGTACTCCCTCCACATGCAGCCTGACTGGCTGATACTACATGCTCAGTGGTATACCAGCTGGGTGGAGAACATGAGATGGTCTCTGCTGTgctctaattccttttttttctttttttaaaacggttttatttattcatgagagacacagagagaagcaggcttcccacaggagcccgatgtgggaatcgatcccaggatcacgacctgagccaaaggcagatgctcaaccactgagccacccaggtgccccatgtcctCTCGTTCCTGATGTGCTCTGACTCCATTTTCTTAACTAAGAGAATGGCCCACACTGTAACATGCTTTGCAATAAAAAAGAGGAAGTTTCAGAAAAGGGGATTAAAAAAAGCCCTCAGAACAAATACTCCAACTCTCAAGCATCCCACTGACAAGTGGCAAAGAcctcctactcctctgccatccaGAACATACCAGGCTTGTTAATGTTGAAGGCCAATAAAACCTTCTCATTTTCTAATCTCCTTCATGGATTCCTCCTCACCAAAGACCTAGTGGCACACTCGGGCTACAAGGTCCCAACACAGATGTGACCCAGTACTCAGACCACTCACATTTCTAGGCACTGaaacccagatggctcagttaCTTCCTATGGCACTCCCCAGTCTGCACTTCCTAGCTCTAGTGCACTGAGAATCCCAGAATCCCCAGGTCTGTGCAGATTAGTGAGTTAACTTCTGAAGAATGTGCAAGATCCTCTGAGTGCTAAGTGCTGAGAACTAAGAACGTGAATACATTGTTGCCCTGGGGCCTAGATAAGGACTCTGTACCCGGGGCCAGTGCTCAATGTACGGGATCAGCATTCTCAGTCTGGTTTCCACTGCATCCCTCAGGAACTggtctgtcttcctcttcctggaagagggaaaagaaaacagtgtgtctctgtgtcaaaGGCATGGGCTCAGTGCCCATGCTTACTTGGCTCTAGGGAGGAGGGTCCCACCAGCTCCTGATGTTGGCCTGTCAGAGACAGGCAGCTGTCTTCCAGGCCCATCAAAGCAGCAGGGCTGCTCAATGCTCCTCTCTTTTGGCTCTGCTTGGATTGACCTCCCGGGGCAGCTGGTGGGGCCTCAGCCCCACCTGATCCTTAGTTGCCACCCTGAGCAATAATACCATAGGACTTACTCTGCCTGGCCCAGCTGGACCAGCTTCTGCTCCTCTTCAAGCACATGAGTGAGTCGAGCATTGCACTGGGTCACAAAATGCAGTATCAGTTCACTGCCATCATTCCCAAACATGCTGGCTGCTGCACTGGACAGACCCAGAGACtacaaaaggagacagaaaacaagaaattGGTAGACAAATGTAGTGGACCTGTGCTGCCTGTTCCTCACTAATGCCTCTTTTTCCAGTTACAGCAGCTTGATTTTTAATGGGGTAACCCTACTCTTCATTCCTGGTCCATGTGATTTGGGTGAGGCTGACCAGCTGTCCCTCCATACTCATCAAGCCCCTTGGTGTATTGGAGAGTGTGAGATCCAGGCTTGGATAACTGGAGTTCCCAGTGACTAGCTCAGGGATGTGCACATGACCAGGTCCAGGCCCTAAGAGGCTGCCTCTGGAATCCCACCAGTGCTGCTGGAAAAGAAGGGCTCGCTCTTTACTGGGGCTCCTGAACCCTTTTTAGTCCTGCCTGGGAAATCCCTGCTGAGAATGAAGCTcacagaaaggaaagcaaagcagaGAAGATGGAGACACGATTCCCAGCAGCACAATCTAAGAACACTGTGCTGGAGCTACTTCCAAACTTTTCTGTTATTAAATGAGCCCAAACATTCCCTTTCCTGCTTGAGCCAGTTTGAATTGAGCTCTGACACTCATATCCTAGAGTCCTACATGATATAAAAGAGGGGCTGGGAAGAGCAATCAGCTCTTCCTCACCAATTGACTTAACCTAAATCTCCTGGAAATTAAGCCTCTCAGTTGCTATATAAACCAACCATTTTTCTTAATGAGTTAAGTGAACAAAGCCATGAAAATCCTTTACTATTCCTGATATATGGCAATCATTGAGCATCTACTAGAGGCAGAACCCCAACAGCACCAGGGACAAAGGGCAGAGAAGGAACAAAAAATTTACGAACTCTAATCCCCACTGCTGGGAGTGGGAAAGTGCCTCTGTCTTGGTGGAAGTCCACAGTCTCTACAGAGAGCAATCTGGCAGGATTCACAGCAGACTTGCAGTGCATCAATACTAACAGGGACTGTATGCTtaactgtgccaggcactctgctaagcACAGGACTCACATGATCTCACTGTGACCTTGTGGCAATTCCAGCTTTTTAGACGAGGGAATTGAGCTCAGAGCTCTTCACCACTGGGCTATGCTGCTTCTACTATGTAGGCAACAAGACCctcaaaaatatacacatttgctTGCCTGTCTCAGTGGGcagagtgtacaactcttgaaattggggttgtgaatttttctttttaagattttatttattcatgacagacaggcagagggagaagcaggctccatgcagggagccctatgtgggactcgatcctgggaccacaggatcacaccctgagccaaaggcagatgctcaacccctgagccacccaggcatccccggggGCTGTGAATTTAagcccatgttgagtgtagagattacttaaataaacaaatatttaaatacacacacacacaaatacacgtATACTCTTTGGACCAGGTGATGAATTACTGTCAGCCCCAAAGTTGCCCTCCTCGCCTCAGCTTCATGACGTGGGGGCTGCAGCTCCACAAGCCACAATCCCAGCTCCATGTTAGGCTCTGCCAAGTGGGTGGCTGGAGGGAGAGCCAAAGGCTGGAGGAGTAGGAAGACTGCATATGGTCCTGCCTGCTAGAGGCTCCTGTGGGTATCTCCCCAGATGCACTTCACCACCTTCTTCACCAGGGCAGCAGCACTTCCCCTCTGTGGCTGTAGCTGAGCCTGGACTGTACCTTTCTCAGCACCTGCAGAACTGGTTCCAGCAAGCCAccaccttcctccctgcccccagaggtTGGGTGCCAGCCCCAAGGGACCCTCTCTCTGAACTTAAGAGACAGCAGTGCCAGCTGAGTAGCATCTCCTCCTCAGAGGTTTGAGTTTGGCCTCCAAAGGGGCTATCCTTCAAGCTTCTCATTTTAACAAGTCCactttttccctctgtccctctagcCCTGGAGATGGGAGCCACTTTCCGGGGCGGCAGCCTCCCTAACACCCTAGAGGGTTCTTTTTATGCTGTCAGTGAGCTGGTTACCAACTTTACACCTAGCTCACCATTCTTTGTATTAAATTCTCTCTATCTGAATAACTGGTGTGGTTTCTGTCCCCTGACTGAAATGCTCCCCGAAATAGCAACTCCACTTCTCCAAATGCACTTATAATGTTGTATAAATTGGTTTAGAATACTAAATAAtggcaacaacccaaatgtttatcAGTTGAAGTCAAGTAAATACAATGGGAATTATGTAACCACTATTGAATAAAGACAGAGTGAAAAAGACCAGTTTCCCACAGAATAATTCTGTGTAAGAGTTCTCCCAACATCCTGCTACATTTCTGTCCTCTACTTGTTCTACCACTTCCTACAATGATTCTTTTCAACATTCTGTGCCACCCTCAAACCTTTGTCTCCTCCTACTCTCTCCTAACTTAAGATTCATGAGACAACCACACCTACTTCACAGAGAACAGGAGCTATCCCCCCAGGAACTCCCTTAATATTCTAGAAACTAAACCTGCAGCTGTCTTCTCCAACATCATCCCTAATACATCTAAAACCTGtcctcccacttgtgttcttGATCTTCTAATTCTTGCCTTCAAGGGGTTTTGGACTTTTGATTTTGTCACTTTCTCTTGTACTTGTACCTCACCCCTGTTTCCACATTCTTCTGGCTAGTGTTTAAACATGCTCAACCTTCCATCCTATTTCTCCTGCAAGCTTAGGAATGGAGAAGTGAATGTTCTTTGTTCTCACAGAACTCTCGCAGGACAGTATCCAGCTATGCTTAACAATTCTGTACACTGTGGCCTCAATATGAGCCTAGGGTTAATCTAAAGCAGCAATCTATTCCAAAACAGAAGGAAAGTCCTGAGAAAAATAAGGTGTTGGTCTCCTAAGTAGTGCCTTCTTGAGTGTTTTCAAACACCAGATTTCATCAATTCTAAGATGCacccattttatcattttatttcttaagatttttattttgaaataatcttgaCACTCAGTGTGGGATTCAAATTCACagctctaagatcaagagtcacgtgctctaccaactgagccaaccaggtgccacattttaaaattattattaattattattattattattattattattatttttaccacCCCCATCCACCCTGGGGCACCGGTCCCGCCGTGCCGTCCCAGGGCCGGGggcctaaaattatttttaaagatttatttatttgggggtgggtggagggagcaaagggagagggagagaatctcaagtggactcctggctcagcagggagactaACTCAGGGTTCaacctcacaaccccaagaccatgacctaagctgaaaccaagagtcaggtgcttacttgactgagccacctaggggccccccAGTTTTTCAATTTAAACAATCAGTGTGAATGATGCAATGGACAATGTGTCCTAATTTATTAGgtagcattttttctttcttagtgatGCATAAAATGGTGCATCTTCAAGCACTGTCGTCTTAGAGTCAATGAAATGTGATAGTTGTGATCATCGGCAATGCCTGCCTAATAGGCTGCCTTTAGAACCTCGCTCACGAGAACCAAGTCCCTGGTATAATCTTTCCATACTAAAAGAAAGCCATTTCACTCTACTGAGGAAAAGACAACCTCCCCCCCCAAAATCCTATGGAAGTGAGAGGCTCTAAGTTGGGCCAGAAGAAAGCATGAGGCCCTCTGCTCTGGATGGTGTGACTCCCTCCTGGCCAATCCTCCCACCTTGTCCTATACACACCTGGGCTCCTTCTGCAATTGCCTCTGCTGTCCACCCGTGGGCAGGCACGAAATCCAGGGCTGCGGTCAGGATGCGGTGCTGCAACTGCTCCTCACTCTCAtggtcctcttcctcctcaccgCCCTGATCTGTGTACCTGAAACCCACACAGAACAGAGAAATGGTGATGGAGCCCAACACACCTCATCTCACTGACTGCTGCCTGACAGGCAAAAGGTGCCTGACCAGAACCCGGAGACTCTGTGCTTTCTCTGAGCACACACTGGGAAGACATTTACTTTTGTGGTGGTATtgatatttcagaataaaaattatattatctttctcctttcctaTAGTCATGGGGAGAGGGATCCAGTGAGTGAGGAGGCCATGTAATTTGAAGGCAAATGCTCCCACAGTACCCTGGATTTCTCTGTTTATAGCCCTTAGCGCACCGTTTCTTTATCTGTATTTGTGCTAAATGATAACTCTGTGAGCAGAGACAATGCTTCTAGTATTCACAGGGCTGGCACAAAGTAGTTCCTCAAAACATATTTActgaattgaaatgaaaagtACTTTAATTAGGAGACCAGAAAAATGACAGGAACACCCTAATATCAGAGGTAGAGGAACTTCTCAGTGGCAGGATTAAGAAGAAAAGATATCTAATGGAAATGTAAACTATTATCACCTTCCGAGAGGGCAATTTGGCCCCACTtatgtaataaaatgttaaatctgCACATCCTTTTATTAGGTGCTCCCACTGCTGAGAGATAATAACATCATTTTTTATAGCAGTGAAGGAAATCTATTAATAAATTCATCAATAGGGCATCAATAGGGCAGCCCTATTCATCAatagggtggctcagcagtttagcgctgccttcagcccagggcgtgatcctggagacccaggatcaagtcccacattgggctccctgcatggagcctgcttctccctctgcctgtgtctctgcctctctctctctgtctctcatgaataaataaacaaaatctctttttaaaataaaatatttttaaaaaataaataaacaaattcatcaataaaaaatagGTTAAGTAAATTTAATACTGCCCTTTActggaatattatgcaaccatTAAAATCATATAGaatgagaaaacattaaaaatgtgctATTGAGTGAAAAAGTTTCTGGAATAGCATGTTTAGTAGATGGTATAATTAATCACTAATTATATATAGACTTATACATGTAACATACTTAGAAAAACATCTAAAAGGATATTCACAAAAATGTTAGTTATTTCTGGGTTTGTGATTTCTGGtcatctctgctttatttttctgaacttctttgtattgtttattttagagTGGTGAGGtacaattttcaaaaaaactcataggtaaaaaaaaaaacaaaacaaaacataggtTCTGTTCACATATGGCCCTGAAAATGATTGAAGGTGAAAATGGGGataaagaggagagaggaaggagaggaaggccaGACATACCCAAGCATGCAAAATGGCCAGAAACAGATGGCCTTGGGGCTCTGGTGCATACCTGGGGGGTGAACGAGAAGATTCTGGATTGGGTTCTTCTGCTTCATGTGTTTCGGACTGTTGCTGAGAAAAAGATTGGGGAGGCTGTTGCTTCTGCTCATCTGAAGACTTTAGCTGCATAGTGGAAGCATGGAAGGCACGTGACACCACAGCTGACTGGCAACGGGACGCTGAAACAAAAACTGGGCTGTCAGTCAGAGACACTTACCAGAGAAGACACTTTGAAACCTTGAATGGTGCGAGAGATGGGGGAAGAGTCTACTCCAGAACCACTTATCCAAGTGTTGGTCCCAGACAAAAATTTGGGGTAAATTGGCAACCTTGCGACATGATGTGGTGGCAAAAGCAGGAGCCAGGTAACAGAAGACCTGGCTTCTGGGCCTGCTGCTATCACTTGCTAACTATGTTAATGGACAAACCACTTCACCCCAACaagcatgattttaaaatatgcaaatcaaGAGTAATAATCTGTTTGCTCAACCGGAGTGCTATGAAGCCCAATcaaaaagtgaaagcaaaaaggttacatatttatatcatagCAAGAGCACTGGACTAGAAATTAGAAAGTCTGAGTACTAACTCCCACAATGTTTATACCTTCATACAGATcactaatctgttttctcatTGGCAATACCTGCAACACCCCCATTTACTAGAGAAAGGGATTTGGAAAGTACGGGCTCGtactacttttttcctttcccaacattttattacaaaaatttttttaagtaggctccatgctgggtgtagagctcagcacagggctcgaactcatgatcaagacctgagctgagatcaggagttggatgcttaaccaactgagccaccaaggtgcccctattACAAAAAATCTCATACAAGTTGAAAGAACTATAGCATGAACACCTGTATATCCACCACCTAGATTCTACAGATCTACCACACTTTTCATTCATCAAtccagctttttaaaatcttttaaccCAGCTTATTTTTGATGGATCTGTTGCAGACCTCAGTATTCTTCAGCTCCACACATTCTGGCATACCATGCATTCATGCATACCATGAACCAgagtttcatatttatttactgttcttttatTGAGGTGACAGttatatacaatgaaatgcacaaatcttaaatGTGCCAATTCTGACATCTGACAAAGATATAAACTTGTGTAACCTGAACCCTTAGCTAGAGTGTACTGTAGCCCCCAAAAGTTCCCTCATGCTCTTTCCCAGTCATCCCCCACTTATACTGTTCAGAAGTTTTCATCCTAGTTTAACCTGTCCTAGAATTTCATCTACATGGACTCCTAATTTCATCTACATGGACTCCTATAGTATATCCTTTTCGTGTAAAACTTGTTTTTGCAGTCTTTTTTAGACAGATTCCTATTTTTGTGGAaatcaacttattttttattgctgagtagtattccatcaaGAAACATGATTGTGCTGATGAATACCTGGGCTTTCTCAGCCTTATCTATCACGAATAGTTACTATCAATGTACTTCTACAAACCTTTCCAtggacacatgttttcatttctcgctctctctctttttaaagattttatttattcatgagaggcagagagagaggcagagacacagggagagggagaaacaggctccctgcagggaccctgatgtgggactcgatcccgggactccaggatcacaacctgagccaaaggcagacactcaacgtccctgctttcatttctcttggctgAATACCTAGGAGTGGCTCTGCTGGGTCATAGGCATTACTTTAACTAAACATAGTTAATTTGGACTTTtgtataaaaacaacaaaaggacactcattttttaaaaaatctaccaaCTAATCCAGGAAACAATGATTTTAAGAGATGCCtaacagggggtgcctgggtggctcagtcggtggagtgtctgcctttactTCTGGTTATGATCTcgcagtcctgggatccagccctggtgaggctccctgcttctccctgtgcccctgattatgctcactcactctctctctctcataaacgggtaatatcttaaaaacaaaaaacttagaaCAGTActgtaaaaatatcaatattttagtatttgtacaaaaaaaaaaaagtaacaaaatactCCTAAAACTCTGAAAAGGATGGGAGAGGTCCCAAAGCATCAGTGTGGAACCATTGAAGGTCGCATGATTTCTTATGGAATACaggaaattattatttcattacttATGCATTTAAGTTAATGCGTCAGTGTGTTCATTCTACTCATAGAAGGGGACGCTGGTTTTCCACTTAAGAGTAGCAATATACAGTAACCTCTTGTAAAGCAAACATCTATAGTTTTAAGAACTCGGATGTACAAACGAAAATACGGATTGTGTTGTGGAAAAAGGTGGACGGTATCAGAGAATTATTGAAGTGGTGAAGAAACGACTGACTTAGGAAACCATGAACTAGGAGCTCCCTGCGGCTGCTTCCACCTCCGTCGCCTGGGGCCCTGCCCGGGGACTCGGCAATGGAGTTACTGGAAGGCTGGGTGCGAGCCCTCCCGTCTGCCACTGCCCCGCTGCGTGACCCCGGGCACCCACAGCCCTCTCCGGGCCTCCGTTAACTCCGCCAAATGGGGGTGACAAGCCCTGCTCCGCTACTCTTTGCCCTTCACGGCTCGAGGATGGGGGCAGACAAAAATCGAGCCCAGGACGCCGGCTGCTCCACGCCGATGCCCTTCACGTCACCTTGCTGGCCGGCCGCCACGACGGCCTCTTCCGCCCCGCACCCTGCCCCGTCCGCTTCGTGCCCCCACActcctccccgctcccccgcTCGGCCGCCCCCTCACCGGGCAGGCACCGTAGCTGCAGGAGCCTCCAGCCCGCCCGGCCGAGGGCGCCGGACAaggccgccgctgccgccgccatCTTGAAAGCGGGCACGCCGCCGACGGTGACGCGACGGACAGACCCAGGAGGTCGGCCAGGCCACTTCCGCCCTGCCGGCGCTCCCGCAGCCTCCTCTTCTCGCGAGAGCCGCGAGGTGCGAAGCCGGCGGCCGCGGAGAGGCCGGGAGCGAGCCCGGGAGGCAGGTGAGCGCTGTGTGAGGCCCGGGAGCCCGACCTGCCCCACCGTCCCCTTCCGGCCCACCTTTGTCCCTAGAGCCTCCTGTTTGCAGTTCCCAGCCCTGTCCCCCGCGGGACACGGAACCATGGCCACGTTCCTGGGGCGCACGACGTGCTTTTGCCGGGAGGAGTCGGTGCGCGGCGCCGGCCGGCCCTGCCTGTCGCGGGCCCTTCCCGGCCGCCTGTCTCCCGCGCTGccggcgcggggcgcgcggggccttGAGCCGCGGCCGGTgaccggggctgggggctggggggcggggacccGCCTTGCGGATGCCCAGCCGCCGTGACCTTGCGCCTCACGCCTCGTCTCAAATACTGGGGGAACCTGACCCCCCGGGTTGTAATTTAGAGCCAGTGACTTGCCGGAACCAACAAAGTGTGGAGTTGCTGTGAATAACAGTAATTTAGCCAGGTGACTTTTAAAGAGGTGGTTGGCTTTATTGAACGATTCATGGGTCGGGCAGCGTCCCAAGTAGAGAGAAGCTCCAAAGAGCTCCACGAGaagaaaggttttttaaaaaagcggggttggggggggggcgggagagaCAAGGAAGTCCTAAAGGGGAGAAGAGGATtatttcaggcaaggtcaccttcctttggGGGACAGACGAGGTCCGTTAGGCAGAATACCTTACTAATACTGAGCAGAAGATTCCAGACTGACCCCTTAAGAGTACATTCCTGGAGACTGTTGAAACTGCAGGTAGGTTAGGTATGTTTTGGTTTGGTGATGATGCGGGCTTAGCACAAGTGGTTCCATTTGGGGCCTGTTTTCTTCTTAACAGTTTAATTGAAAATTTCCCAAACTTGCCAGATCAAAAGACCCATTTAGcatgctctttaaaaaatatatatgtttattagaTAGCGTAGCGGGGTGATgagggggcagaaggggagggtgaGCGTGGAGCCAGCTAGGGGGCATGGAGGGGCTCTatcttaggatcctgagatcagcaCCTGACCCAAAGttagacgcttaaccgactgagccacccaggtgtccactgCCCCCATCtaggatggtttttttttcttttttttttttttgtttatgataggcacacagtgagagagagaggcagagacataggcagagggagaagcaggctccatgcaccgggagcccaacgtgggattcgatcccgggtctccaggatcacgccctgggccaaaggcaggcgctaaaccgctgcgccacctagggatcccctaggatgtttattaataaataaattggataCCCTGGTCCTTCTCCTGGAGAGTTGATTTAGTACATCTGGATGAAgtccaggaatctttttttttttttttaagtccaggaATCTTATTTTAACAAGGCCCCTATGTGATTTGTAGGACCTGAAGTTTGGGAAGGAAAAGGTTGGTGGCCTTCATTCTGACATTGAGTGCCAATCTCTGAATGACTCAGGGAGGTCATGGACTATAGGCACTCAACTGACGTGTAAATGCAGAGTGCCTCATTGCTATCTggcatcagggaaggcttcataTTAATAGGGAGAACTAAAGGATTTGGGGATTAGGGATAACTGGTGACAGGAGCTAAGCGTGTCATTCTGTAAACTTTATGTTTGCAGTTAGACTCTTGTCTATATCTGTTTTGCACAACCCTTATAACTCAagtctttttaaaacatcttgCCCGCCCCTGCCTCTATGTGGGGGAAGCCCTCCTAACCCAAATGTTAAAATTCCAGATGCACATCTATAGATTCATTAAAACACTACTGATCTGTCCATAAGGCTTTGTTTTCTGAGTTCTGTCCACCCATCTTCAAATGAGCCTTGGAAATTCTAGCACTGGGGTATCCTTCCTGAAACCCTCAATTCTTGACACACCTGGAAACAGTCttccatgttctctttctttctttctttttttagtttcttgtttCCTTGCTAAtgatcaccttttttttttttcctacgtgTGCTTCAGTCAGTTCATTAAatttaaagttttcctttctgATGACTTTCAATATTCTCAGAATTGTTTATGTACCTGACTTAAAAGGACTTAATCCTTGGTTTGAACTGATACCTGAActtaagtcttttttattttttcttttggcccCCTTCATTCATAAGACGAGCCAAATGCCTCAAGATTTGATGTTTATTGGGTAccttagaaataaatgaatctccAGAAGATACTTGTAGACATCTGCTTTCCCTGCCTTGCATCCCCTGCATTTTAGAAGAGCCATGGGCACATGTATACAGCAGTGAGCGCTAGAGAGGTGCTTAACATCTAAGGCCCATGACATGACAATGACTGGCCCATGACATGACAATGACTTCTTCAACTTTTGCACTTCTTCAACTCCACCtctacctctttttatttttttaaaaatattttatttatttattcatgagagacacacacacacagagagagagagaggcacagacacaggcagagggagaagcaggctccatgcagggagcctgatgtgggacttgatccggggtctccaggatcacaccctgggctgaaggcagtgctaaactgctgagccacccgggctgccccctccacATCTTTTTAGATATGCAACTAGGCTCTTGAGTCACCTCAGGCGccagacatttttttcttatagtttttaaaaaagaaagattgctaAAAGCAGAAAATTCAGATGATGGAAAGTACCATCCTTTGGCTTTTAGATACTTAGAAGAACATTATCTCCCACTTTATTGAGAAAATGCTAACAGAGTGGTGGCTATGTCTGTGTTTTGAGGattaatgtttaataaatacatttatgagCTCCCTCTTTCCATAGAAGATTAGTTTGGGGAGAT
The Vulpes vulpes isolate BD-2025 chromosome 2, VulVul3, whole genome shotgun sequence genome window above contains:
- the COQ9 gene encoding ubiquinone biosynthesis protein COQ9, mitochondrial; translated protein: MVPCPAGDRAGNCKQEALGTKVGRKGTVGQVGLPGLTQRSPASRARSRPLRGRRLRTSRLSREEEAAGAPAGRKWPGRPPGSVRRVTVGGVPAFKMAAAAAALSGALGRAGWRLLQLRCLPASRCQSAVVSRAFHASTMQLKSSDEQKQQPPQSFSQQQSETHEAEEPNPESSRSPPRYTDQGGEEEEDHESEEQLQHRILTAALDFVPAHGWTAEAIAEGAQSLGLSSAAASMFGNDGSELILHFVTQCNARLTHVLEEEQKLVQLGQAEKRKTDQFLRDAVETRLRMLIPYIEHWPRALSILMLPHNIPSSLSLITSMVDDMWHYAGDQSTDFNWYTRRAVLAGIYNTTELVMMQDSSPDFEDTWRFLENRINDAMNMGHTAKQVKSTGEALVQGLMGAAVTLKNLTGLNQRR